A single window of Vigna unguiculata cultivar IT97K-499-35 chromosome 1, ASM411807v1, whole genome shotgun sequence DNA harbors:
- the LOC114195638 gene encoding uncharacterized protein LOC114195638: MAHKYLLHELLQEDQEPFLLNKYISDRRSQMKRPSPNNTLQVKKRKSTNPTTSFPGNLCKSACLFSLTDTPDFRKSPLFEFASAAKSPCKSPNAIFLHIPSRTASLLLEAAVRIQKHSSPTSRPKTKAQSFGLLGSLYKRLTQRSQKKREIQGGGSVKVSVKDILKWDSSVGRKKGSNKKEDEETVNVNANACEVGGFVCSYNGRTSSAVWSETNEDKSLDMETSSSGYSDEVHFITNYKNPTCFCESPFRFVLQTSSPSSGRHTPELTSPSCHATEEKESNEGESVKKFESGEEEEEDNEQCSPVCVLDPPFEDDEEGHGNGDEGVEGGFDLECSYAIVQRAKQQLLYKLRRFEKLAELDPVELERRIMHDEEDEEEDESFIENEDKETSRKGNDCREVILKGVWQSRVHDRQHIPDEFKKLVSDLIMEEERAVDGFEDRDMVIRRICKRLELWKEVESNTIDMMIEDDFCREDGGWKKNAEQIRNMAGELECAIFGFLVEEFSEELVC; the protein is encoded by the exons ATGGCTCACAAGTACTTGTTGCACGAGCTACTTCAGGAGGATCAAGAGCCCTTTCTTCTAAACAAGTACATTTCCGATAGGCGAAGCCAGATGAAACGGCCTTCCCCGAACAACACTTTGCAAGTCAAGAAACGCAAATCAACCAATCCAACCACAAGCTTCCCGGGGAATTTGTGCAAAAGTGCTTGTCTTTTTTCCCTCACAGACACCCCAGATTTCAGAAAATCTCCACTATTCGAATTCGCTTCCGCAGCAAAAAGCCCTTGCAAATCCCCCAACGCTATCTTCCTTCACATCCCTTCCCGAACCGCGTCTCTGCTTCTCGAAGCCGCTGTCAGGATCCAGAAACACTCCTCACCCACTTCGCGGCCCAAAACGAAAGCCCAATCCTTCGGCCTCTTGGGTTCCCTCTACAAGAGACTCACGCAACGGAGCCAGAAAAAGCGCGAGATACAGGGTGGTGGAAGCGTCAAGGTCTCGGTCAAGGACATTCTGAAGTGGGATTCCTCTGTTGGGCGAAAAAAAGGCTCCAACAAGAAAGAGGACGAAGAAACTGTGAATGTGAATGCGAATGCGTGTGAAGTGGGTGGCTTTGTGTGTTCTTACAATGGTAGAACTAGTAGTGCTGTTTGGTCAGAGACCAATGAGGATAAATCCCTCGACATGGAAACATCTAGTAGCGGCTACTCCGACGAGGTTCACTTCATAACCAATTACAAAAACCCCACCTGCTTCTGCGAAAGTCCGTTCCGTTTTGTTCTTCAAACCAGTTCTCCCTCCTCCGGCCGCCACACGCCGGAGCTTACCTCGCCAAGTTGCCACGCAACTGAG GAGAAAGAAAGTAACGAAGGCGAGAGTGTGAAGAAGTTCGAATCAGGggaagaagaggaggaagacAACGAACAGTGCAGTCCGGTGTGTGTGTTAGACCCACCGTTCGAGGACGATGAGGAAGGGCACGGGAACGGTGACGAAGGAGTGGAGGGTGGTTTTGATTTGGAGTGCAGCTATGCGATTGTACAGA GAGCCAAGCAGCAGTTACTGTACAAGCTTCGTAGATTTGAGAAACTGGCAGAGTTGGATCCGGTAGAACTTGAGAGAAGAATAATgcatgatgaagaagatgaggAGGAGGATGAATCATTTATCGAAAATGAGGATAAGGAAACATCGCGTAAAGGAAATGACTGTAGAGAGGTGATTTTGAAAGGTGTGTGGCAATCAAGGGTGCATGACAGACAGCACATCCCAGATGAGTTTAAGAAGCTGGTGTCTGATCTGATAATGGAAGAAGAGAGAGCAGTTGATGGGTTTGAAGATAGGGATATGGTGATAAGAAGGATATGCAAGAGGTTGGAGTTGTGGAAAGAAGTGGAGTCGAACACAATTGATATGATGATAGAAGATGACTTCTGTAGGGAGGATGGTGGGTGGAAGAAAAATGCGGAGCAGATAAGAAACATGGCTGGGGAGCTTGAGTGTGCCATCTTCGGCTTTCTGGTGGAGGAATTTTCAGAGGAATTAGTATGCTAA
- the LOC114165257 gene encoding uncharacterized protein LOC114165257: MQSEQQSNNNNQLVVQNSGSLSFSSHLSKEDEEMSRSALSTFRAKEEEIERKKMEVREKVQLQLGRVEEETKRLATIREELEALADPMRKEVALVRKKIDSVNKELKPLGHACQKKEKEYKDALEAFNDKNREKVQLITKLMELVSESERLRMKKLEELSKNVDSMQ, encoded by the exons ATGCAGAGTGAGCAACagagcaacaacaacaaccagtTGGTAGTGCAGAATTCGGGGAGCTTAAGCTTCAGCAGCCATTTGTCGAAGGAAGATGAAGAGATGTCAAGGTCTGCTCTTTCCACTTTCAGGGCCAAGGAGGAAGAGATTGAAAGGAAGAAGATGGAGGTCAGAGAAAAGGTTCAGCTTCAGTTGGGTCGTGTTGAGGAAGAAACCAAACGTCTTGCCACCATTCGTGAG GAGCTTGAAGCCCTGGCAGATCCAATGAGGAAAGAAGTTGCACTTGTTCGAAAAAAGATCGATTCCGTAAACAAAGAATTAAAGCCGCTGGGTCATGCCTGCCAGAAGAAG GAGAAAGAATACAAAGACGCCCTCGAAGCTTTTAATGACAAGAACAGGGAAAAAGTACAGCTAATCACCAAGTTAATGGAG TTGGTGAGTGAAAGTGAAAGATTGAGGATGAAGAAGCTGGAGGAGCTGAGCAAGAACGTAGATTCGATGCAATGA